The window GAAAACACAGAGGCTTCACAATCGATTGATTTGGACGTAGATCTCGAGACATTATTTGCTGAGTCTCCTTTGTCAAAAGATGAATTGAAAGCATTGGTTCATAATATTATCCAGAGTTTTAAAAATGAAAATACGCATCAAAAAGATTTGAGGCTTTATGCCGAGCTTGAAATGCTTTCAAAGTTTATCCAGAATGCAAAAAAAGAGTTATCATCCATTCATCCAGAAGAAATAAGTTCTAATCACATTCCAACCGCTTATGATGAGCTTGATGAAGTGATTGGTGCAACTGAACGTGCAACAGGTGAAATTCTGGAATCATGTGAGAAAATTCAAGAA of the Alphaproteobacteria bacterium genome contains:
- a CDS encoding protein phosphatase CheZ, with product MKFQENTEASQSIDLDVDLETLFAESPLSKDELKALVHNIIQSFKNENTHQKDLRLYAELEMLSKFIQNAKKELSSIHPEEISSNHIPTAYDELDEVIGATERATGEILESCEKIQEVSAQFDAEAQALVVNEVTKIFEACNFQDLTGQRISKVVKTLIRIDNKINGMLLAFGDDTANIDKAKLAKDLEKTDRERDLLLHGPQLTKDAIAQDDVDRLFDERI